The DNA segment aaatacaaataaaatacctGGTCTACAATATGAGCTAGGCCCTGAAGATGGCACCATGTAATCTTGGAAACACATAACTAATTAGTCCCCCATGCACAGTATGGAATGACAAAGGTCACAAGACCCTAGGATCTTGAAGTTCTTAAGACATCTGAGCTGCCAATTCTGCTTCATCCTTTTGAGGTAAAGAGCAGCTTCCACTCTTCTGAAACCCTGGGCAGTTGAAAGGCCATGTGGCTACATTCAGGAAACCCTGGGCCGCCTCCCTCCCTTCTAGCTGGACCATGTGCTAGGAATCTTCACAGGCAAACCCATTAACTTTGGAACTCAGAGGACGCTCCTTCTTTAAATTTGTGCAGACTAACAAGATCCACTCCTTGAAGCTCGTCAGACTGCACAAGTTTAAAGAAGGAGCATCCTCTGCAGGCATctgttcccccaccccactctcccTGCCTCAGGAACCCATCCCTCTGGGACCCACCTTTGCTTTCAGCCTttggggatgggagtgggagaGGACTGCCTTGGGGACACAGCCATCCAGTCTTCTGCCCCTGTCCTTCATAATCCAGGGCCTCATAGTCAATCAGGGCTGGAAGAGACCTTCAGGGTCAGGACCAGACCATCTGATGCTTACATCTCCTGTCTGCTCTCTAGGCCAAGCATACGTCTTCTGGGACAGGGACCTCCTGGAGCTCGTTCAGAAAGCAGAGGTGGAGGGAAAGATGTTCTTGTAATGGGTTGGTTGGGTCCTCTGCTCTTAAGGGTTTGGTCAGCAGCTGCCCCATTAGACCAGCCTCTGGCATAGCTCCCAGGCTGAGGGTGCTGGcagacaaacattttttttttcctgttcatttAGTTACTTATTTTCAAGTGAGTGCATCACATAAAGGGACAGAGGGCTAGAATTTGCTTATGTCTCTCAACCTTAGTAATAAGTTGGTGATAACCTGCAATGGCCGTGCTACAGAGATCTGCACatctgcttcttctttttccctcttcatGGGACTCAGGAATCCTGTCTCCCCAAAAAATCCTGCTCCCAAAGACccttccccccatgtcctcatCCACTCCAAGGTTTATAAACAAGGCCCAGAGGAGAAGCCAGGAATGGGCAGCAGTGGCGACAGCCTGAGGGTGTTGGACACTGCCCTGTCTCACCAAGGCCTGGAATGTTCTGAACTATTTTTATAGGCTGGGCTAAAGAGGTcttcatgaagaaaaagaaaaacgaatAAACGCTCATTGCTGAATGAGCCTCTTGTTCCGGGGAAGCTGGCGGTGGGCGGAGGTGAGGCCTCAACACTCCCTCTGTCTCCGGGCAGGTGGGTGCTGTGGAGGGGAAGGCTCGTGGGGGCCAGAGGGAGCAGAGAAACCAGGGCTGGCCTTGCTGGAAAAGGAGGCACTAGCTCCCAGCTGGACCACCTCCCCTAGCGCAGCTCCCTGCTGAAAACCCCTCACGCGTTACTCCAACCAGGTCCCATGGGAGTGTAGAGTCAGTCGTcatccctccttctcctccctaaACCCCAAGGGTTCCCAGAGCATTGCTGAGCCCAAGGCAACACTCTCTTGAGTTGTGTCCTATTTCAGATACCTGGACAAAGATAATATAGCAGAAAGGGCCTTACTGTCACATCTTCAAATCAACAAGAGGAAACCGAGCTAAAAAAATACCCCGCGGCCATCGTGACTCTCACGCTCTCAGTTTTGTCCTCTCGTGTATTCTGAATCGTCTTGGAGTGTCCTTGTATGTACGAAGTGAATGgtttctattattattgtgttttttGATTTGGGTACAGCTTTGAGtccatgcaaaaaataaaatattttctgtctcttctttttcacaaaataaataaattaagtcaACCTGCAGTGTACAAATTGTTAATGTCCTGAGAAGTCCCAAAGGTCCATTCTCGGCATAGTCCTCAGAGCTCAGGGGTGGAGGCCTTGGCCCCAGAGGcataggaagggaagaaggaagaagtctGCAGTCCACACTAGGAGGGCCCCAGGAACCAGAAAGGGCCTTGGATAGAGGTGCCTGCCCCCTACCACCCCCAGGTGGGGAACAGTGGAGGGAGCAGGGCAAGGGCTGGGGAAGAATGGCCAGTACTTCTGGGCCTGCCAGAACCATCCTGGCCCCACTCTGCCCCAGGATCAAGTTTTCAGAGCTGGAGTCCCTTTGGACCCCAAATTAGAGCCATTTCCCGGCACAATTTATTCTTGGAATGGAAAACCTAGAGACTTCCTCGACTGGCTGAATCCATGGTGATGGAGACCCAGCAGCTCAAACGCACTGACTGTAATGGATCCCACAAGATGGCCACTGTCCTCACCTTTTCAAAGGCTGGCTTCCTGCCAGGACACACCCCCCTCTTCCCTATGGCAACACTAGCTGGACCCAGATCCTGTATTTCCCTGCTCCCCATAATACTCAAAACAAAACTCAGCCCTCTGGGCTTGACAATGAGACGGATCTGATACAGAGGTTGTCCAGGAAATCAGAAACAGCCCTTAGTGAACTGCTGATGCTTTCTGCAAGTTCTGAGGTGGTACTGAGTTCTGCTCCCCAGTTTGGGGTGGGAATGGGGGAAATGCTTCCACTGTGGGGACATCTGCTGCTTGGTCATAGGTCCCTGACGCCCCAGGAAATATGTTAGGACCTGGGAGAGATGTTCAAATCTGGCCTCttcttggggtgggggtgaggattgCTAATTTATGCTGCCTCTGGACACTCAGCAAAGAACGCCACTGGTTTCTGAGATTTGTTCCACGTGGGATCAAACAGAAAAGCCCGTGGGGCACTGTGGGCTGCCATGTGGCCACCTCGGCTCTGGTCCTTCTGGGGGaaggctcctcctcctcttcctccagcagGAGCCAAAGTGCTCCCCACTGGTCTTCCCGGCCCCCCTCAGCCCCTCAAGCCCACAATGCTTCCAAGCAGCACTCCTGCAGAAACAAACCTGAAAACACAGCCACAAGAAACCAAAccataaataacttaaaaaaaataaaaaataaaaacactcacCCCATCCCACATTGAGCAATACTCTTCCCAGAGCCCTAAATGAGGAATTCCAGACACTAACCACATAACCATGACGACCAACCATGTGGCTGACCTCTTTCCCCTGTCTTCTCAGGGGACGGGGTATCCTGATGTGACTTCTCCCTCAAGAGCACTCTGTATTTCCTTCTGGGCCTTGCCCCACAGAGGCCTGGCTGGAAATGACAGGACTCACGAGCTGCCTTTTGCCTCCAGGGACCACCGATGCTCCTGCCTGTCAGGCTTGAGGCAGCTTTCAAATACGGACCTGCTCTTGGGGAGCCAATTGAGCTAGGACAGGGCCTTCGGGCTGCGATCACACGAGGGTCAGCCATGCCATTTCAAACCATGCTGCCTGCTAGCAGCAAGGACATGAATGGGTCAGGGGAGGTAGCCACGAGAATCTAAGGTGGGCAGAGGCCATGGACTTGGCAGTTCTGTATCCACCGTTCAGCCTCAAACTTGGATGGGGAACAGGGTCATGGCCCATGACCGTATATCATTCCCCCTTCCCCGAATAACTCTAAAAAGGTAACCAGAGGCTTTTCTTTAGGTGTGTGATACAGATAAAGCATAAAGCAACAGggaagattttgtgtgtgtgtgtgtttgtgtttttatgttcTTCTGCCTGTGCGTGTGGTGTGAGTGTAGGTATTTGtctttatatgtgtatgtttgttttgtAGCTCTATATAGAGCTGATTTCACCTCTCCCCAGGGACCCACCCAGATGCTACACTGGATTATGGAGAAATTCAGAAACTGAAAGGTTGACACTGAGTACAGCAGGGGGTCTGACTGTGACTAGTCAGTGTCTGAAACCCCTTTCGGTTGTTAAATATTTGTGGACTCTGACCCACAGGGTCTACAGGCACCTATGTGTGTTTCAtgtatatttctgtgtgtgtatatgtgtgtgtgagagagagagagagagagggagagagagaagagaaaggcttGTCAATAGGCTCGGGCCTGCCTGGGCCTGCTCAGGAGACCACAGCCCCCTAGGTCTGGGTTTGACAGCCCTCAAAAGGACCGGCCACTGTCCTGTTCTCAGCGGGAAGCTCCAGGCCCACAGCTGGGGCGGGGAAGCGAGCGGGCTGGGGGCCTACTTCTACAGCGCAGGCGCCACCTACGCCCTGCACGTCTTCCTGCCCACCCCTGCGGCGGCGCTGCAGTCTCCCAGCTGGCCTGGGTGAGGCAGGCAAGGCGGGACTTTCACCAGGAGGGGTGCTCAACGCCCCGGGTCCCCTACGTGACCCAGAAGGTGCCGCGCTCCTCCAGCAGGCTGACGGAGCGGTTGGAGAGTGAGGCGGCGTCCTGCACAAGCTTGTAGCCGAAGAGGCGCATGGCGGGGCCGCAGGCAGCCTGTACCACCTGCGCTAGCTTGAAGGGCATGCTGAAGCGCCACTTCTCAAACTGCTCCGAGGAGTTCTTCTGCGTGGAGTAGATGCCGTCGTGCGCCGCCTGGGTGTTCTTCTGGATCCAGTCCTCCACCTGCGGGGTCAGGGGAATGCCTGCAAAGCGGTACATCTCCTGGGCCTTCTGCAGCGGCCTAAGGGCCACGTCCTCGTAGCGCACCAGCATGTAGCGGCCCCGCAGCCAGGCCGGCTGCCTCAGGCCCAGCTCAGCGGACTGGCGGATGCTCTCACAGTTGCCCTTCAGCCGCtgcacctcctcctccctcagctGGTCCTGTCCCTTGGCCAGCCACTTCTTCCAGGTCTCGTACTTGTCGGCGAAGGCCACCATGCGGGAGGCCAGCACAGCGCGGGGATCGCGCACCAGCTGGATGACGCGGAGGTCCAGGCGGGGGTCCTCGGCCAGCGGCTGCAGGAACTCCAGCTGCCGTATGCGGACGGCCTTGATTGCCATGTGCTCCTTGCGGCGGCAGGCCTCGGCGGCCAGCGTCATGTTGAGGAGGCCGCAGCGGCGGTTCTTGCAGGGGTACTTCTCGAAGACCTTCTTGACGAGGGGCGTGCAGACGGGGTCCTCGCAGAGGGAGCGGCTGGAGCCCCGGCGGAACACGAACTGGGTCAGGTGATCCTCGGGTGCCGGGATGATGAAATGCTCCAGGAGGTACAGGTCGCACAGGAAGAGCTGCTTGAGCACGTCGCGGTATACCAGGGCCGAGCCCGCGGCGTTGGCGCCGCCCTGCTCGAAGGACACCGTGCGCTCGATGTGCCACAGCGGCTCGAAGAGGTAGAAGATGTTGCCCTGCTGATTGAAGAACTCGCCCACAAACGAGGAGCCCGTGCGGGTGGTGGCCATGAGGAGCAAGTGGCGCCGGGGCGGGGCCTCGGCGGGTGGGCGGGACTCCGGCTGCTGCTCCGGCTCCCACTCTGCGGTCTCCTCCGCAGCCTCCTCTGCCGGCGCCACGCCCAGCTGCAGACTGAGGTTTCGCAGGCGGCTCTGCAGCTGCGTGAAGGCCGAATCCAGCTCACTCAGGGACAGGAGGGATGCGTTCTCGGCCAAGACTAGGGCTGGGTCGGTGCTATTGGCATCTACCAGGGATTGGGGGATCTGCTTCAGTTTGTCCGAGACCCTGTGAGAACAGAGGGATACCGGGGTCAGTGACTGACTGGGGACTCCATCCCCTGTGCCACCCTGAGGAGCATCCCAGGATAATCACCCAGAAGCCGACTTtgagacaaggatttgagtgtaagtagtttatttgggactTGATCACAGGAAGAACGGGTAGAGGGGTAGGGAAgtgaggcagggaggagaggaagtcCATAAGGGTGAGCAGGCTACCCCTGTGGCCGAATCGCTCTGCTGGAGGAACCCCAGGAGATGGGGTAGATAGATCACACCTCAGGATTCTCTACCCAAGGGGTGTGAAGCTCCCAGCTGGCCTTGACTGCGGGCTGCTCCCAGAGGCATTTACTGCCCAGGACTTGTGGCTTGCCAGTGTGCAGGTGGAGAGAATGCCCTCAGGTGGAGAGTTGCAGAAGCTTGCAGTAGGACCCAGTAGGCACAAACTAGAGCAGTCCATGCTAAGGAACCCAGGCAGGGCACTGACATAGTGCCTACTACATAGCCCTATTCCTAACCTACCCATCCTGGTTGATGCTTTCTTGCAGGGGTTGTGCTTGGGAGAGAAGGTCTGTGAAATCTTTCTGTGTCTAGCAGGCCCACTAGCAGGGCCACTGCACACAGCGGTGCACTGCCAACTCTAGGGGGCAGCATTCCCAGCGTAGCCGTTGTGAGTGCACACCCCTGGAGTTGAACAGTGCACAACCTGGGCAGCTGAACatggcagccctgcccaccagggtATCTGTACCAGGACCCTGCCTCACCCTCATCCATGACTTCAGATTGGTATAGGAGATATGCTGTTAATGTGAGGCATCATCCTAGGCCAGGAAGTTAATTAATAGTAATAACCACGGCCAGCAAGTACAGGACAccaactgtgtgtcaggcacagggCTAAATGCTTTTACatgttcttatttaatctttacaacaaggCAGGCCCCATCATTAGtcacattttacagaagagggacTTAAGacagaaaagtgaaataatttgtCTAAGCTGTCACAGCTAGAAAGGGCCAGaatcaggggaattccctggcggtccagtggttaggactccatacttccactgcaggagtcatgggttcgatccctggtggggggactaagatcctgaaagATGTGcgctgcggccaaaaaaaaaaaaaaaaaaaaaaagtgccagaaTCAGGATTCCAACTCAAATTGCCTGAGTCTGGAGCCCAAGTCTCACAGCTGTGCAGTCATGAGGACATGGGCATGACCTACTGCCTGGGCACAGGAGAGGTCTGATGATTACTGGTTGAGGGATTGCCTTTGTAGGTCCACAGAGAGCCCTATAGCTACctctctgcccccacccaccccaccttgATAGGGAAGACTTGTGCTTGCATCCCTCACcttgatatgattttattttccttttcaatgaAGACAAAAACCACCACCACAAAAGCCAGGAAAAGGGCATATTTGCTCCTCATTCTCAGGCTGTGCAGAAAGTGTCGGCAGTCCTGGGGCAAAGTGAGTCCTTTCTCCATGGGGAAGGGTGGGGCCGTGGGCACTCAGCTTGGGGCCATCACTCAGGACCTGGCTCGTCGTTCAGGTGGGGGACACCTGGTCCTGTGGAGAGATGAGTGGTCAGGACACCCTTGTCTGTAGATGAGAACAAACAGGAGCTTTTCCACCAGACTTTTGGGGACCACAGCCCTGTTGTGCCAGAACCCCAGACCCACTCTCCCAATGGACTATGCCCCAGAGACTTGAAATGAGGTCATTCAAAATACCAATGAACCTTCTGATTCGTCCATGTCACTTCCATCCTCACTTCCTTTGACCTCACACATGACTGAAAGGCAAGTGGATGAAAAGAATACTCCTTGCGATAAACATGTTTGCAATAGCAAAAGAGTGAAACaatctaaataaaatatgatggAGCAAGCAATGGATTATTATGCAGCCACAAAGAATAATGTGGTGGATCTACTAATGCTGACGTGAATAATCTACtatatattgggctggccaaaaagttcgctcgggtttttccataagatgttacagaaaaacccaaatgaactttttggccaacccaatatgttataattttatgtataaataatgtatatatattatagataagCAAGctgcagacatagtgtgtttatATAGGATAGGGTTTCTtagcctcagcactattgactttttaaaaaatttttattcgagtatagttgatttacaatgttgtgttagtttctgctgtacagcagagtgaatcagttatacgtatacatatatccactctttttaagattctttttccatataggtcattacagagttccctgtgctatacagtatgtccttattagttatctattttatatatagtagggtgtatatgtcaatcccaatctcccaatttatccccccgctttcccccttggtaaccatcagtttgttttctacatctgtgaccctatttctgttttgtaaataagttcatttgtacgctttttttatattccatacataatcaatatcgtatgatatttgtctttctctgtctgacttacttcactcagtatgacaatctaggtccatccatgttgctgcaaatggcattacttcgttcttttttatgtcaGCACCAATAACATTTTAgatcagataattctttgttgtggggattgtcctgtgccttgtaggatgtttaacagcatccttggcctctactcaTTAGATAACAGTAGAATCCCCTTTGCTCAGATGTGACgatcaaaaatatctccagacattgtcaagtgTCCTCTGGGCAGGGGGGAGGTGCAAAATCATCCCAGGTTGAGAACCTCTGATGTAGTATGatcccatttgaaaaaaaaaaaattaagggagaGAAAAGTGGACTGTGACACAGTCACAAGGCCTGTAACAAAGGGACGGGTAGGTCAGGAGAGAAGGGTGGGGTGAGTCTTAACGTTTGCTGTGTAACATTGTGCACTATTAGAAATTTTACCATGCAGatgtataatttttgtttttgttttttttggctgcgttgggtcttcgttgctgcgcacgggctttctctagttgcgatgagcgggggctactcttcgttgtggtgcatgggcttctcattgcggtggcttctcttgttgcggagcatgggctctaggtgcgcgggcttcagtagttgtggctcgcgggctctagagcgcaggctcagtagttgtggcacatgggcttagttgttctgtggcatgtgggatcttcccggaccggggattgaaccggtgtcccctgcattggcaggtggattcttaaccattgtgctactagggaagtcctggatgtataaatttttaaaaattaaaggtttTCCACCATAGCATGTGAATTCTAACAAAATCCTTCACATGGCCTCggccttcaggtctcagctttgTCAGGCAGCTTCCCTGGGATAGGTTAGGGCCCCCTCGGCCCCGCCACAGTACAAAGACTCCCTTTGGCACCTGagactttgtcataaagcaggcCCACTTGTAATGACTTGTTCAATGCTGATCATCCCTTTGTGGAGGGCGGGGAGTTTGTCTGGGTCCCTCATTATCCCTTAGCACTGGGCCAGGCACACAGGAGACACTCATGCATGGCTGCTAAATGACAGAATGGTTAAAGGAATAAATGACTCTTAACGcaaagtgtatatattttttaaaggtggaGTAAAAACACCATTGCCCAGTGGAGCCTGAATCACCATTTCTTTCACTCGTCctcaccatcacacacacactgtcccgTACCACAAGCCCCAAGATTCCAGCACAACCTCCTCTTCCAAAAGTCTGTCCCTTTCTCCACGAGGACCCTCATCCATGGGAGACAGTCTGCTCCAAGTTTGGAAAAATCTTATTGTGACCTTGTGCAGGACATCCAGGACCATCCTTCTTTCTGGGAAAGATGGATTTCTTCCAAGCTGATGacatgggggagtgggagggcagAAAGGAGGGTCCCAGGGCTGTACCTTCATCACACAATGGAAGTGGCTTTAGGGACAGCCAGAAAATCTACCCTCTGGAGAAAGCAGTGAGGCTTGTGAGAAGACAGATGTGTACCCTGGCAGCTGCAGTGGAGTTCCTCAGCTGTGCAGGGCAGAGTGGTGGTAGGGCAGTGGGCAGCTCTCCCTGGCAGAATGCTGGGGTGCTTTGTGAGTGTGGGTAGTTGGAGAGGAGCCAGGAGGGAAGAGGGCTGCAAGGCCAGTTCAAGAGCAACTGAATATTTTTGCCTCTTCCTAATTCTTCTGGGCCATTTCCTATGcactcattaaacaaatattttctgagcacctactatgtgccattcTAGGCACAGGCAATACAGCAGTGCACAAGCAGACCTGGCCCAtgccctcatggggcttacaCTCTGGTTGAAAGAGTCAACTAGAAGGATATGGGTAGATGAAATTTATTGAAATTTATAAAGTTACTACTCTATGCCTGGTGTCATGCTAAGcacttgatttgcatttcctcatTTCACAAAAGCCCTATTAGGTAGCgaccatcccattttacagatgaggaaactg comes from the Balaenoptera ricei isolate mBalRic1 chromosome 16, mBalRic1.hap2, whole genome shotgun sequence genome and includes:
- the CHST3 gene encoding carbohydrate sulfotransferase 3, which produces MEKGLTLPQDCRHFLHSLRMRSKYALFLAFVVVVFVFIEKENKIISRVSDKLKQIPQSLVDANSTDPALVLAENASLLSLSELDSAFTQLQSRLRNLSLQLGVAPAEEAAEETAEWEPEQQPESRPPAEAPPRRHLLLMATTRTGSSFVGEFFNQQGNIFYLFEPLWHIERTVSFEQGGANAAGSALVYRDVLKQLFLCDLYLLEHFIIPAPEDHLTQFVFRRGSSRSLCEDPVCTPLVKKVFEKYPCKNRRCGLLNMTLAAEACRRKEHMAIKAVRIRQLEFLQPLAEDPRLDLRVIQLVRDPRAVLASRMVAFADKYETWKKWLAKGQDQLREEEVQRLKGNCESIRQSAELGLRQPAWLRGRYMLVRYEDVALRPLQKAQEMYRFAGIPLTPQVEDWIQKNTQAAHDGIYSTQKNSSEQFEKWRFSMPFKLAQVVQAACGPAMRLFGYKLVQDAASLSNRSVSLLEERGTFWVT